In one window of Streptomyces sp. FXJ1.172 DNA:
- a CDS encoding DUF1931 family protein, whose product MTVMGVSKFERFFRAAASLDVDRNDLKRYGDFVDAKLYDLLVVGQASAKANGRDTVEPWDLPITKGLQESIHRFRRLDEEVELKPILDQLATHPPLDRTPTQEAEERYPEIIGGLSVALAETFKIMYPDVKNPQTSHWEGVTAVFDRLL is encoded by the coding sequence ATGACCGTGATGGGTGTGTCGAAGTTCGAGAGGTTCTTCCGCGCCGCTGCAAGCCTCGACGTGGACAGGAACGACCTGAAGCGATACGGCGATTTCGTCGACGCCAAGCTCTACGACCTCCTGGTCGTCGGCCAGGCGTCGGCCAAGGCCAACGGCAGGGATACCGTCGAACCGTGGGATCTACCGATCACCAAGGGCCTCCAGGAGAGCATCCACCGGTTCCGGCGGCTCGACGAGGAGGTCGAGCTGAAGCCGATCCTGGACCAGCTCGCCACGCACCCTCCCCTCGACAGGACCCCCACCCAGGAGGCCGAAGAGCGCTACCCCGAGATCATCGGCGGTCTCAGCGTCGCCCTCGCCGAGACGTTCAAAATCATGTATCCGGATGTCAAAAACCCGCAGACCAGTCACTGGGAGGGCGTTACCGCGGTGTTCGACCGGCTGCTGTAG
- a CDS encoding LysR family transcriptional regulator, which yields MELRQLEHFIAVAEELSFTRAARRLHVVQSGVSAAIRSLEREFGCALFERTSQQVRLTGAGAALLPEARTTLNAAQAAQDAVRAAQDTLRGTVNVGAMASVEVVDLPALLGQLHARHPAIDVRLRLATAGSAGLAQALLSGDLDVAFLSLPERKPAGIGARELATVPLVLVVSAAHPLAQRGKVALADLAGEPFVDFPPGYGNREVVDRAFAAAGVVRRVALEVPDIDMGAALVRHGLGIAFLPAFAVARTPGLHVLDVHDTVLRWSMHLGTSSTRRPSSALRALLDLVDLHVLAL from the coding sequence GTGGAGCTACGTCAGCTGGAGCACTTCATCGCGGTCGCCGAGGAGCTGAGTTTCACGCGTGCCGCCCGTCGGCTGCACGTGGTGCAGTCAGGGGTGTCCGCCGCGATCCGTTCACTGGAGCGCGAGTTCGGCTGCGCGCTGTTCGAGCGCACGTCGCAGCAGGTCCGGCTCACCGGGGCGGGCGCCGCGCTGCTGCCGGAGGCTCGGACCACCCTGAACGCCGCCCAGGCCGCCCAGGACGCTGTGCGCGCCGCACAGGACACGCTGCGCGGCACGGTGAACGTGGGCGCCATGGCCTCGGTCGAAGTGGTGGACCTGCCTGCGCTCCTCGGGCAGCTGCACGCGCGGCACCCTGCGATCGACGTCCGGCTGCGGCTGGCGACGGCCGGCTCGGCGGGACTGGCGCAGGCGCTGCTCAGCGGGGACCTTGACGTGGCCTTCCTGTCGCTGCCCGAACGCAAGCCCGCCGGGATCGGCGCACGGGAGCTGGCCACCGTGCCGCTCGTCCTGGTGGTGAGCGCCGCCCATCCCCTCGCGCAGCGGGGAAAGGTGGCACTTGCGGACCTTGCGGGGGAGCCCTTCGTGGACTTCCCGCCGGGCTACGGCAACCGCGAGGTGGTCGACCGGGCGTTCGCGGCGGCGGGCGTCGTACGCCGGGTGGCACTGGAAGTGCCCGACATCGACATGGGGGCGGCACTGGTCCGGCACGGTCTGGGCATCGCCTTCCTGCCCGCGTTCGCCGTTGCCCGCACCCCCGGCCTGCATGTCCTGGACGTCCACGACACCGTGCTCCGCTGGAGCATGCATCTCGGCACGTCGTCGACCCGGCGGCCCAGCTCGGCTCTGCGGGCGCTGCTCGACCTGGTCGACCTCCACGTCCTCGCCCTGTGA
- a CDS encoding aldo/keto reductase: MSAESARTIALPAGEEIAALGQGTWYLGEDPARREQEVAALRLGVDLGMTVVDTAEMYGDGAAEELVGEAHRGRREEVFLVGKVLPGHADRKGTVDACEGSLRRLRTERLDLYLLHWRGRWPLEETLAGFTDLMEAEKIRYWGVSNLGVADMAELTTLPGGDAAAVDQVLYNLSRRGIEWDLLPRCREAGVTVMAYSPIEQGRLLNVEALDAVARALGATPAQVALAWVLERGMAAIPRSGSPDHVRENGGAVDLHLPTEALDALDEAFPPPNGPTPLEML, translated from the coding sequence ATGTCTGCGGAATCGGCCAGAACGATCGCGCTCCCCGCCGGTGAGGAGATCGCGGCGCTCGGGCAGGGCACCTGGTACCTGGGTGAGGACCCGGCCCGGCGTGAACAGGAGGTCGCCGCGCTGCGGCTGGGCGTGGACCTGGGCATGACCGTCGTCGACACTGCGGAGATGTACGGCGACGGCGCAGCCGAGGAACTCGTCGGGGAGGCCCACCGGGGACGCCGGGAAGAGGTCTTCCTCGTCGGCAAGGTGCTGCCCGGCCACGCCGACCGGAAGGGCACCGTCGACGCCTGCGAGGGCAGCCTGCGGCGGCTCCGTACGGAACGGCTGGACCTGTACCTGCTGCACTGGCGGGGACGGTGGCCACTCGAGGAGACCCTTGCGGGATTCACCGACCTGATGGAGGCGGAGAAGATCCGTTACTGGGGCGTGAGCAATCTGGGCGTCGCCGACATGGCCGAGCTGACCACCCTCCCCGGTGGCGACGCCGCGGCCGTCGACCAGGTGCTGTACAACCTCTCCCGGCGCGGCATCGAGTGGGATCTTCTCCCCCGGTGCCGTGAGGCCGGGGTGACGGTCATGGCCTACTCCCCGATCGAGCAGGGGCGGCTCCTGAACGTCGAGGCACTGGATGCCGTGGCCCGGGCCCTCGGAGCAACGCCGGCCCAGGTGGCACTCGCCTGGGTGCTGGAACGGGGGATGGCCGCGATCCCGCGTTCCGGATCACCCGACCACGTTCGGGAGAACGGCGGCGCGGTGGACCTCCACCTTCCCACCGAGGCGCTCGACGCCCTCGACGAGGCGTTCCCGCCGCCTAACGGGCCCACGCCCCTGGAGATGCTCTGA
- a CDS encoding PucR family transcriptional regulator, translating to MVGSRAYSLYHRYSDRKGSLPRGSAGRRPTAAPRARVPARTPAAPALHELVALSRAQFDAPDEGEILRLAMDHIVAAGPYSAEAGYLKVGGDLVPSPRNGQTHALAVGRRVRELAGQDGNVTVAGKLWGRALGLRGPGGLHGYLVVTSRSRPTRAERSLLALLVRHTAAALSVAFAHRRQREDALELRRLREERTALQRQLISVVAELGYERAVHALMASVAASGGGEEAVTRALHGLTGLPALFEDRFGRLRSWTGPDRPVPYPEPDPVRHDEMLHAVAKEAGPVRIRDRLLTLIRPHGEILGVLALVDARDEADEHTVLALGHAAASLALELTHLRNLAEVELRLHRELADDLLAGTDEPSAYARSEAVGHDLHGSHYVVVVQWSNRTADDSFAQTVSRAAVAVGMRSLLTRRSDHVVLITGDRPPARALYEALARETGTRSGTIGVSAPSDSLNDIPHHYQEAQRALEVRRQSRERYGTTFFDELGLYRILGPCSDYRELETFVHEWLGQLIDYDSRHHAAMVETLSRYFDCGGNYDETAESLAIHRSTLRYRLQRIRDISGHDLANVEDRLNLQVATRVWKIVLGGPG from the coding sequence ATGGTCGGCAGTCGGGCGTACAGCCTGTACCACCGCTACTCCGACCGGAAGGGCAGCCTTCCGCGGGGCAGCGCCGGGCGGCGCCCCACGGCCGCGCCCAGGGCCCGCGTGCCCGCTCGCACCCCAGCCGCCCCTGCCCTCCACGAACTGGTCGCGCTCTCCCGCGCCCAGTTCGACGCTCCGGACGAAGGCGAGATCCTGCGCCTGGCCATGGATCACATAGTCGCCGCGGGGCCGTACAGCGCCGAGGCCGGATACCTCAAGGTGGGCGGCGACCTGGTCCCCAGCCCGAGGAACGGGCAGACGCATGCCTTGGCCGTGGGCCGGAGGGTCCGGGAGCTGGCCGGGCAGGACGGCAACGTGACCGTAGCCGGCAAGCTCTGGGGCCGCGCCCTGGGGCTACGCGGACCTGGGGGACTCCACGGCTATCTCGTGGTCACGTCCCGCTCCCGGCCCACCAGGGCCGAGCGATCCCTGCTCGCCTTGCTCGTCCGGCACACCGCTGCTGCACTGTCAGTCGCCTTCGCACACCGCCGCCAACGCGAGGACGCGCTGGAGCTGCGTCGGCTGAGGGAGGAACGCACAGCCCTCCAGCGGCAGCTGATCTCTGTGGTGGCTGAGCTGGGCTACGAGCGAGCCGTTCACGCTCTCATGGCCAGCGTCGCTGCCTCGGGTGGCGGTGAGGAAGCTGTCACCCGCGCACTGCACGGGCTCACTGGGCTTCCCGCGCTGTTCGAGGACCGCTTCGGTCGGCTGAGGTCCTGGACCGGTCCCGACCGCCCCGTCCCCTATCCCGAACCGGACCCCGTGCGCCATGACGAAATGCTGCACGCCGTTGCCAAAGAGGCCGGGCCGGTGCGGATAAGGGACCGGCTGCTCACCCTGATCCGCCCGCACGGCGAGATCCTGGGTGTGCTGGCGCTGGTCGATGCCCGGGACGAGGCCGACGAGCACACCGTACTCGCGCTTGGACACGCCGCCGCGTCACTCGCCCTGGAGCTGACGCACCTGCGCAATCTGGCCGAAGTGGAGCTGAGGCTGCACCGCGAGCTGGCCGACGACCTCCTGGCAGGGACGGACGAGCCGAGCGCCTACGCCCGGTCCGAGGCAGTCGGACATGACCTGCACGGCAGCCACTACGTCGTCGTGGTGCAGTGGTCGAACCGGACCGCCGACGATTCCTTCGCGCAGACCGTGAGTCGGGCGGCCGTTGCGGTGGGCATGCGCTCGCTGCTGACCCGCCGCTCCGACCACGTCGTCCTCATCACTGGCGACAGGCCGCCCGCCCGCGCGTTGTACGAGGCGCTCGCCCGGGAGACCGGGACACGGTCCGGGACGATCGGGGTGAGCGCCCCTTCCGACTCCCTGAACGACATCCCCCACCACTACCAGGAGGCGCAGCGCGCCCTGGAGGTGCGCCGCCAGTCCCGCGAGCGCTACGGCACGACGTTCTTCGACGAGCTCGGCCTCTACCGCATCCTGGGACCCTGCAGCGATTACCGGGAACTGGAAACGTTCGTCCACGAGTGGCTCGGGCAGCTCATCGACTACGACTCCCGGCACCACGCGGCCATGGTGGAGACCCTGTCCCGGTACTTCGACTGCGGCGGCAATTACGACGAGACCGCCGAATCCCTCGCGATCCACCGCAGCACGCTGCGCTATCGGCTCCAGCGCATCCGCGACATCAGCGGCCACGACCTCGCGAACGTCGAAGACCGGCTGAACCTCCAGGTGGCGACCCGAGTGTGGAAGATCGTGCTGGGCGGCCCCGGCTGA
- the dnaK gene encoding molecular chaperone DnaK: protein MAKAVGIDLGTTNSVIAVWEGGEPSVVPNSEGNRTTPSVVAFTDTGERLVGQLARRQAILNPKGTIYSAKRFIGRHFDEISDEARAVAYDVVEGDGGAARFKVRDKLYAPEEISAQVLRKLADDASKQLGERVTEAVITVPAYFNDAQRTATKDAGRIAGLEVLRIINEPTAAALAYGMDKKEHETVLVFDLGGGTFDVSILDVGDGVVEVRSTAGDSHLGGDDFDRRLVDYLADDFQKENGIDLRKDPQALQRLFEAAEKAKTELSSVTQTQVSLPFITADASGPKHLTDSIMRSTFEQITGDLVERCLGPVQQAMADAKVGESDIDEVILVGGSTRIPAVQTLVRRLTGGKEPNMSVNPDEVVALGAAIQAGVLKGEVKDVLLLDVTPLSLGVETRGGVMTKIIERNTTIPVRRSETFSTAEDNQPAVDVVVLQGERERAADNRVLGRFQLTDIRPAPRGEPQIEVTFDIDANGILNVKARDRDTGKEQGITISESSNLDRSEVERMVQEAEHNRGQDQALREAVDARNELDAVAYQVEKRLAELGDAAPAHEKARAEMLVSDARAAVKEEAGVERVRPLTSELQQVLAGLAAHQGAAATDGGPGQDAATGGPTGGGDDDVIDAEFDKG from the coding sequence ATGGCCAAGGCAGTGGGCATCGACCTGGGCACCACCAACTCGGTGATCGCCGTGTGGGAGGGCGGCGAGCCGTCCGTCGTGCCCAACAGCGAGGGCAACCGCACGACACCGTCCGTCGTAGCCTTCACCGACACCGGGGAACGTCTGGTGGGCCAGCTGGCCCGGCGCCAGGCGATCCTCAACCCCAAGGGCACCATCTACTCGGCCAAGCGGTTCATCGGCCGGCACTTCGACGAGATCTCCGACGAGGCCAGGGCGGTGGCGTACGACGTCGTCGAGGGCGACGGCGGGGCGGCCCGCTTCAAGGTGCGCGACAAGCTGTACGCGCCTGAGGAGATCAGCGCACAGGTGCTGCGCAAACTCGCCGACGACGCGTCCAAGCAGCTGGGGGAGCGGGTCACGGAGGCGGTCATCACGGTGCCCGCCTACTTCAACGACGCTCAGCGCACCGCCACCAAGGACGCCGGACGGATCGCCGGACTGGAGGTGCTGCGGATCATCAACGAGCCGACGGCGGCTGCCCTCGCGTACGGCATGGACAAGAAGGAGCACGAGACCGTCCTCGTCTTCGACCTGGGCGGCGGCACCTTCGACGTGAGCATCCTCGACGTCGGCGACGGCGTGGTGGAGGTGCGCTCCACCGCTGGTGACAGCCACCTGGGCGGCGACGACTTCGACCGGCGTCTGGTGGACTACCTCGCGGACGACTTTCAGAAGGAGAACGGCATCGACCTGCGCAAGGACCCGCAGGCGCTGCAACGACTGTTCGAGGCGGCGGAGAAGGCCAAGACCGAGCTCAGTTCTGTGACGCAGACGCAGGTCAGCCTCCCGTTCATCACCGCCGACGCCTCGGGCCCCAAGCACCTCACCGACTCGATCATGCGGTCCACTTTCGAGCAGATCACCGGCGACCTGGTGGAGCGTTGCCTGGGACCGGTGCAGCAGGCGATGGCCGACGCGAAGGTCGGCGAGAGCGACATCGACGAGGTCATCCTCGTCGGCGGTTCCACCCGCATCCCCGCTGTCCAGACTCTGGTCCGCCGGCTGACCGGCGGCAAGGAACCCAACATGAGCGTCAACCCCGACGAGGTCGTGGCCCTGGGCGCCGCGATCCAGGCCGGGGTGCTCAAGGGCGAGGTGAAGGACGTCCTGCTGCTCGACGTCACACCCTTGTCGCTGGGCGTGGAGACGCGCGGCGGAGTGATGACGAAGATCATCGAGCGGAACACCACCATCCCGGTGCGCCGCAGCGAGACTTTCTCCACCGCCGAGGACAACCAGCCGGCCGTCGATGTGGTGGTCCTCCAGGGCGAGCGCGAGCGGGCCGCCGACAACCGGGTGCTGGGCCGGTTCCAGCTCACCGACATCCGGCCGGCGCCGCGGGGCGAACCACAGATCGAGGTCACCTTCGACATCGACGCCAACGGCATCCTCAACGTCAAGGCCCGCGACCGGGACACCGGCAAGGAACAGGGCATCACCATCAGCGAGAGTTCCAATCTGGACCGCAGTGAGGTCGAACGCATGGTCCAGGAGGCCGAGCACAACCGGGGCCAGGACCAGGCACTCCGCGAGGCCGTCGACGCCCGCAACGAACTCGACGCCGTCGCGTACCAGGTCGAGAAGCGCCTCGCAGAACTGGGCGACGCAGCGCCCGCGCACGAGAAGGCACGCGCCGAAATGCTCGTGTCCGACGCCCGGGCGGCGGTCAAGGAAGAGGCGGGCGTGGAGCGCGTGCGGCCTCTGACTTCCGAACTCCAGCAGGTGCTCGCCGGGCTGGCGGCCCATCAGGGCGCCGCCGCCACGGACGGCGGTCCCGGCCAGGACGCCGCCACCGGCGGTCCCACGGGTGGCGGTGACGATGATGTCATCGACGCCGAGTTCGACAAGGGCTGA
- a CDS encoding MFS transporter: MAFTVLMAFGTAPTPLWPLYEARDHFGATTVTVAYASMVVGAAAAFLGLGHLSDRLGRRRIIVPALLVGIVASVVLIVWRDLPGLIAGRILNGVGLGLMASTATTYLHDLHHEVRPERTGSVLPGIVATAANLGGLASGPLVAGAAAEWLPTPLITAQAIFTLAMAVCLALVLCTPETVDLELPAAQPPSRFVLRPGGRRAFGAAGALGAFAFAILGLISSLGARVLHGTLHTDSHLVVGLAAFLMFGSAAAAQLVLGRLPLPRLLTVGAVVFPVGLVLCAVALYHPALWLYLVAVSLSGAGSGLLFKGGVERAGSVAEPASRAGVLAVFFVVAYLGMGLPSVLFSIALRHFAVQTAMIGFATVLSCGAVVSVVVALRDRAPGPGEFSAQSARPS; the protein is encoded by the coding sequence GTGGCCTTCACCGTGCTGATGGCCTTCGGCACCGCGCCGACCCCGCTGTGGCCGCTGTACGAGGCCCGGGACCACTTCGGTGCGACCACGGTCACGGTGGCGTACGCCTCGATGGTCGTGGGCGCGGCGGCCGCCTTCCTAGGGCTGGGACACCTGTCGGACCGGCTCGGCCGGCGGCGCATCATCGTCCCGGCGCTGCTGGTCGGCATCGTCGCGTCGGTCGTACTGATCGTGTGGCGGGACCTGCCGGGGCTGATCGCGGGCAGGATCCTGAACGGTGTCGGACTGGGGCTGATGGCCTCGACCGCGACGACGTACCTGCACGACCTCCACCACGAGGTCCGTCCGGAACGGACGGGTTCGGTACTGCCCGGCATCGTGGCCACCGCCGCCAACCTCGGCGGCCTGGCCTCAGGGCCCCTGGTCGCCGGAGCCGCCGCCGAGTGGCTTCCCACGCCCCTGATCACCGCCCAGGCGATCTTCACGCTCGCCATGGCAGTGTGTCTGGCGCTGGTGCTGTGCACCCCGGAGACCGTGGACCTGGAGTTGCCCGCGGCCCAACCGCCCAGCAGGTTCGTCCTGCGCCCCGGCGGCCGGCGGGCGTTCGGCGCGGCCGGCGCGCTGGGCGCCTTCGCCTTCGCGATCCTCGGCCTGATCTCCTCCCTCGGGGCGAGGGTGCTCCACGGCACCCTGCACACCGACTCGCACCTCGTGGTCGGCCTGGCGGCCTTCCTCATGTTCGGTTCCGCGGCGGCCGCCCAGCTGGTGCTGGGCCGCCTCCCACTGCCCCGGCTCCTGACCGTGGGGGCTGTGGTCTTTCCGGTCGGGCTGGTCCTGTGCGCCGTCGCCCTCTACCACCCGGCGCTCTGGCTCTACCTGGTCGCCGTGTCCCTGTCAGGAGCCGGCTCCGGGCTGCTGTTCAAGGGAGGAGTCGAACGTGCCGGTTCAGTGGCAGAGCCCGCCTCGCGCGCGGGGGTCCTCGCCGTGTTCTTCGTCGTCGCGTACCTGGGGATGGGCCTGCCCTCCGTCCTGTTCAGCATCGCCCTGCGGCACTTCGCCGTGCAGACCGCGATGATCGGTTTCGCGACGGTCCTCTCCTGCGGCGCCGTTGTGTCGGTGGTCGTCGCATTGCGCGATCGCGCACCCGGTCCCGGTGAGTTCTCGGCGCAGTCCGCTCGCCCCTCCTGA